In one window of Gossypium hirsutum isolate 1008001.06 chromosome A01, Gossypium_hirsutum_v2.1, whole genome shotgun sequence DNA:
- the LOC107933885 gene encoding uncharacterized protein: MESLTYGLDWNRRESVVVLSMDLQGFLLRARVLKLYRQSLRAARKAPHDSRAELKQVIRQEMESNRDCKDRQKIRFLISEGTERLKGLTEMLGMQGHC; this comes from the exons ATGGAATCGCTAACGTATGGACTTGATTGGAACA gaaGAGAATCAGTTGTGGTTCTCTCCATGGATTTGCAGGGCTTTCTGCTTCGTGCTCGAGTGCTGAAGCTTTATAGACAATCTCTACGGGCTGCTCGAAAGGCTCCTCATGATTCTAGAG CTGAATTGAAACAGGTCATTAGACAAGAGATGGAGAGTAATCGAGATTGCAAGGATAGACAAAAGATTCGCTTCCTGATTAGTGAAGGAACCGAGAGACTAAAAGGTCTGACTGAGATGCTTGGTATGCAGGGACATTGCTAG